A genomic region of Xanthomonas fragariae contains the following coding sequences:
- a CDS encoding response regulator transcription factor, whose protein sequence is MTSPPICTGLLVDDDTLYLRTLQRSLARRGVETFTATDAATALSIARSALPDFALIDLKLGHDSGLSLIQPLREIRANMRILLVTGYASIATAVEAIKLGADDYLPKPANIPTIMRALGEDDDEVPEPDEEQTAQEMMTPLSRLQWEHIQQALHETGGNVSAAARLLGMHRRSLQRKLTKRPSPGPLREPGR, encoded by the coding sequence ATGACAAGCCCACCCATCTGCACCGGCCTGCTGGTCGACGATGACACCTTGTACCTGCGCACGCTGCAACGCAGCCTTGCCCGCCGCGGCGTCGAAACGTTCACCGCCACCGATGCGGCTACTGCGTTGTCGATCGCGCGTAGCGCGTTGCCGGATTTTGCGTTGATCGATCTCAAGCTCGGCCACGATTCCGGACTGAGCCTGATCCAGCCGCTGCGTGAAATCCGCGCCAACATGCGCATCCTGCTGGTCACCGGTTACGCGAGCATCGCCACCGCGGTGGAGGCGATCAAACTTGGCGCCGATGACTATCTGCCCAAGCCGGCAAATATTCCCACCATCATGCGTGCGCTGGGCGAAGACGACGACGAGGTGCCCGAGCCGGACGAAGAACAAACTGCGCAGGAAATGATGACCCCGCTCAGCCGTCTACAGTGGGAGCATATCCAGCAAGCGCTGCACGAAACCGGCGGCAATGTGTCCGCCGCCGCGCGTTTGCTTGGCATGCATCGACGCTCGCTGCAGCGCAAGCTGACCAAGCGGCCCAGCCCGGGGCCGTTGCGTGAGCCCGGGCGCTGA
- a CDS encoding phosphatase PAP2 family protein → MSAAPAESPAGFRMWLRNNAWRMALLFAGVFLPLGLFVDLADEVHALENFYFDEPLLWSMRSIATPGLDAFFGVVSKAGYQYGVIPADIGIVLVLLVLRRWHEGSFAALGFGGSALLNMGAKQFFQRERPSLWESIAPESTFSFPSGHAMGSMTLAAVVVALAWNTRWRWPVTIVASLFALLVGVSRIYMGVHYPTDILGGWSAALVWVVGLYLVMFHGTRRPHWRKPGAAVVQQPKRAPWGY, encoded by the coding sequence ATGTCCGCCGCGCCGGCTGAGTCGCCGGCTGGTTTTAGGATGTGGTTGCGCAACAATGCGTGGCGCATGGCGCTGTTGTTCGCCGGCGTGTTTTTGCCGCTGGGTCTGTTTGTGGACCTGGCCGATGAAGTGCACGCGCTTGAGAATTTCTACTTCGACGAGCCCTTGCTGTGGAGCATGCGCAGTATCGCCACGCCGGGGCTAGACGCGTTTTTCGGCGTGGTCTCCAAGGCCGGCTACCAGTACGGCGTGATTCCTGCGGATATCGGCATCGTGCTGGTGTTGTTGGTGTTGCGACGCTGGCACGAGGGCAGCTTCGCCGCGTTGGGTTTCGGTGGTTCAGCGTTGTTGAACATGGGCGCCAAACAGTTCTTTCAACGCGAGCGCCCCAGTTTGTGGGAATCAATCGCCCCGGAAAGCACGTTCAGTTTCCCCAGTGGCCACGCGATGGGCTCGATGACGCTTGCCGCGGTGGTCGTCGCGCTGGCATGGAACACGCGCTGGCGCTGGCCGGTGACGATTGTGGCCAGCCTATTTGCGCTGCTGGTCGGCGTCTCGCGCATTTATATGGGTGTGCATTACCCCACCGACATTCTGGGAGGGTGGTCGGCCGCGCTGGTGTGGGTGGTCGGACTGTACCTGGTGATGTTCCACGGTACACGGCGCCCGCATTGGCGCAAGCCCGGTGCGGCAGTTGTGCAACAGCCGAAGCGCGCACCGTGGGGCTACTGA
- the murB gene encoding UDP-N-acetylmuramate dehydrogenase: MSDAVQAGWSMREHVPLRGLNTFHVDATARWLLSIHTPEALPQALAAPEIAGQPLLVLGSGSNVLLAGDPPGCVLCFDNRQIAIIAYHADHAIVRADAGVNWHALVLYSLQQGLSGLENLALIPGTVGACPIQNIGAYGAQVGDFIHVVEAFERQSQQFVRLTADECAFGYRDSVFKQQPDRYLIVAVEFNLPLLHELLLDYAGIREELTSMGAELAGAADVAQAVINLRRRKLPDPDVLGNAGSFFKNPLLPSEQIAALQTTFSDLPVHPGEHPRQGKLSAAWLIEQCGWKGAREGDAGVSPEHALVLVNYGTASGAQLLDFARRIAESVRERYSVVLEPEPRVIGAHW; this comes from the coding sequence ATGAGCGATGCAGTGCAGGCCGGCTGGAGCATGAGAGAGCATGTGCCACTGCGTGGGCTCAACACCTTCCATGTGGATGCCACGGCGCGCTGGTTGCTCAGCATCCACACGCCAGAGGCATTGCCGCAGGCACTGGCCGCTCCCGAAATCGCCGGGCAACCGCTGCTGGTGCTGGGCAGCGGCAGCAATGTGTTGTTGGCTGGCGACCCGCCGGGCTGCGTGCTGTGTTTCGACAACCGCCAGATCGCCATCATCGCCTACCATGCCGACCACGCCATCGTGCGTGCAGACGCAGGCGTGAACTGGCATGCGTTGGTGTTGTATTCGCTGCAGCAGGGTCTGTCGGGGTTGGAAAATCTGGCATTGATTCCTGGCACAGTGGGCGCTTGCCCAATCCAGAATATCGGCGCGTACGGGGCGCAGGTGGGCGACTTCATCCACGTGGTGGAAGCCTTCGAACGGCAGAGCCAGCAGTTCGTAAGGCTGACTGCAGACGAGTGCGCGTTCGGCTATCGCGACAGCGTGTTCAAGCAGCAGCCCGACCGCTATCTGATCGTCGCGGTGGAATTCAATCTGCCGCTGCTGCACGAGCTACTGTTGGACTACGCCGGCATCCGCGAAGAACTTACGAGCATGGGCGCCGAGCTGGCCGGTGCTGCCGATGTGGCGCAGGCGGTGATCAATCTCCGCCGGCGCAAGTTGCCAGATCCGGATGTGCTCGGCAATGCGGGCAGCTTTTTCAAGAATCCATTGTTGCCAAGCGAGCAGATCGCCGCGTTGCAGACCACGTTTTCCGACCTACCGGTGCATCCCGGCGAGCACCCGCGCCAGGGCAAATTGTCGGCGGCCTGGTTGATCGAGCAATGCGGCTGGAAAGGCGCGCGCGAGGGCGATGCGGGTGTTTCGCCGGAGCATGCGCTGGTACTGGTCAATTACGGCACCGCCAGCGGTGCGCAGTTGTTGGACTTTGCGCGGCGCATCGCTGAATCGGTGCGCGAGCGTTACTCGGTCGTCCTGGAACCAGAACCGCGCGTCATCGGGGCGCATTGGTGA
- a CDS encoding DMT family transporter gives MVTAAQASRRAALWMLISIFAFGLMAITIRLASSNLATTEIAFFRNAFGLLALLLLIVRPGKPLPRTRQLPQYLARTSIGLASMLCGFWAIGHLPLSQAISLSYSTPLFVTVLAVVWLHEQVRMRRWLAVAAGFIGVLVILRPGSSTFTPGLLIALLAAVISAVVAIQIKQLSRSDDSDTVVFYTYAFWVPMSLIPALFQWTWPHGIHWLWLVATGVFGTAGQLFWTRALKLGEVSALQPISFIQLPLVALLGWWLFGEQIARHTMIGAAIIIGANVYIAHRETVLARRAATHAPVEGAKPGE, from the coding sequence TTGGTGACTGCAGCGCAGGCATCGCGACGTGCAGCGCTGTGGATGCTGATCAGTATTTTCGCATTCGGCCTGATGGCGATCACAATTCGGCTGGCATCGAGCAACCTCGCGACCACAGAAATCGCATTTTTTCGTAATGCGTTTGGATTGTTGGCGTTGTTGTTATTGATCGTACGGCCGGGCAAACCGCTGCCGCGCACGCGACAATTGCCGCAATATCTGGCACGCACCTCGATCGGCCTGGCCTCGATGCTGTGCGGATTCTGGGCAATCGGCCACCTGCCGTTGTCGCAGGCGATCTCGCTGTCGTATTCCACGCCGTTGTTCGTCACCGTGCTGGCGGTGGTCTGGCTGCACGAGCAGGTGCGCATGCGCCGCTGGCTGGCGGTGGCAGCGGGTTTTATCGGTGTGTTGGTGATCCTGCGGCCAGGTTCGTCCACGTTCACGCCGGGCTTGCTGATCGCGCTGCTGGCGGCGGTGATCAGCGCCGTGGTTGCGATCCAGATCAAGCAACTCTCGCGCAGCGACGACTCGGACACGGTGGTGTTCTACACCTATGCGTTCTGGGTGCCGATGTCGCTGATTCCGGCGCTGTTCCAGTGGACTTGGCCGCACGGCATCCACTGGCTATGGCTGGTGGCGACCGGCGTCTTCGGCACCGCCGGGCAGTTGTTCTGGACGCGCGCACTCAAGCTGGGCGAAGTCTCGGCATTGCAGCCGATCAGCTTCATACAGCTGCCGCTGGTGGCGCTATTGGGCTGGTGGCTGTTCGGCGAGCAGATCGCACGTCACACGATGATCGGTGCCGCCATCATCATCGGTGCCAACGTCTATATCGCGCATCGCGAAACCGTGCTGGCGCGCCGCGCCGCCACGCACGCGCCGGTGGAAGGTGCAAAGCCGGGCGAGTGA
- the ispG gene encoding flavodoxin-dependent (E)-4-hydroxy-3-methylbut-2-enyl-diphosphate synthase — MHDAVTRPTPPADATAWPRRITQAVKIGSVIVGGGHPVVVQSMTNTDTADIAGSVKQVADLWRAGSEMVRLTVNNAESAAAIPRIVDKLRMMGIEVPLIGDFHYNGHQLLAAEPACAETLAKYRINPGNVGFGKKKDLQFAQLIEFAIKYDKPVRIGANWGSLDQSLAAQLMDENSRRDTPWDAGRVLREALIRSAVDSAERAVELGLARERIILSAKVSGVQELITVYRDMASRCDFALHLGLTEAGIGSKGIVASAAALSVLLQEGIGDTIRISLTPEPGQSRTQEVIVAQELLQTTGQRAFTPMVTACPGCGRTTSEFFQELAGVVQNHVRAKMPEWKISNPGAENMTLAVMGCVVNGPGESRHANIGISLPGTGEAPSAPVFIDGEKSVTLRGENIAYEFIDLIDQYVERTYVRRAG, encoded by the coding sequence ATGCATGACGCCGTGACTCGCCCAACCCCTCCCGCCGACGCCACCGCCTGGCCGCGCCGCATCACCCAGGCCGTCAAGATCGGCAGCGTGATCGTGGGCGGCGGCCACCCGGTGGTCGTCCAGTCGATGACCAACACCGACACCGCCGATATCGCTGGCAGCGTCAAGCAGGTGGCCGACCTGTGGCGTGCCGGCTCGGAAATGGTGCGCCTGACCGTCAACAACGCCGAGTCCGCTGCCGCCATCCCGCGCATCGTCGACAAGCTGCGCATGATGGGCATCGAAGTGCCGTTGATCGGCGACTTCCATTACAACGGTCACCAACTGCTCGCTGCCGAGCCGGCCTGTGCCGAAACGTTGGCAAAGTACCGGATCAATCCGGGCAACGTCGGTTTCGGCAAGAAGAAGGATCTGCAGTTCGCGCAACTGATCGAGTTCGCAATCAAGTACGACAAGCCGGTGCGCATCGGTGCCAATTGGGGTTCGCTGGACCAGTCGCTGGCGGCGCAGTTAATGGACGAAAACTCCAGGCGCGACACCCCGTGGGACGCCGGTCGCGTGCTGCGCGAGGCGCTGATCCGCTCGGCAGTGGATTCGGCCGAACGTGCGGTGGAATTGGGCCTGGCGCGCGAGCGCATCATCCTGTCGGCCAAGGTCTCCGGGGTGCAGGAGCTGATCACGGTGTATCGCGACATGGCGAGCCGTTGCGACTTCGCGCTGCATCTGGGCCTGACCGAAGCCGGCATCGGCAGCAAGGGCATCGTGGCGTCGGCCGCTGCGCTGAGCGTGTTGCTGCAGGAAGGTATCGGCGACACCATCCGCATCTCGCTGACACCGGAACCGGGCCAGTCGCGCACGCAGGAAGTCATCGTTGCGCAGGAACTGCTGCAGACCACCGGCCAGCGTGCGTTTACGCCCATGGTGACCGCATGCCCCGGCTGCGGCCGCACCACTTCCGAGTTTTTCCAGGAGCTGGCCGGCGTGGTGCAGAACCATGTGCGCGCCAAGATGCCGGAGTGGAAGATCAGCAACCCTGGCGCCGAGAACATGACCCTGGCGGTGATGGGCTGCGTGGTCAACGGCCCCGGCGAATCGCGCCACGCCAATATCGGTATCTCGTTGCCGGGCACGGGGGAGGCGCCGTCGGCCCCGGTGTTCATCGATGGCGAAAAAAGCGTCACCTTGCGTGGCGAAAACATCGCCTACGAATTCATCGATTTGATCGATCAATACGTCGAACGTACCTATGTCCGCCGCGCCGGCTGA
- a CDS encoding ATP-binding protein: MNSSDASFLRTLCSLRWLATAGQAATILVATGLMGLNLPQRPLWAGVAALAVFNLYAQLRVAHRGAVVPATEFGHILVDVTVLTWMVGWSGGIANPFGSLFLVLIALAALALPLSWAMAVAASCVAGYVVSAAFGLPLPYGSFDPLSLHMWGMAANFLLSTVVVLAFATRLALSIREREREISTLRERFARNEGIVALATHAASVAHELNTPLATMTLLVDDIADQCDQTELREDLDTLRELLVQCHERVLALAAPADNGHLSREVAVKEVLEQWRLVRPTIELRRNEDAPMRLMLQPGVSHLLMVLLNNAADAGERAGRPQIDLTLRVEHDHLSGEVRDYGPGFDTSQAMLPGTLFNSGKHDGMGVGLALSHATVERLQGELWMLPAEGSGARVGFRLPLSEHEVLA; encoded by the coding sequence ATGAACAGCTCCGACGCTTCCTTCCTGCGGACCCTGTGCAGCCTGCGTTGGCTGGCCACCGCCGGCCAGGCCGCCACCATCCTGGTCGCCACCGGGCTGATGGGTCTGAACCTGCCGCAGCGACCGTTGTGGGCCGGCGTCGCTGCCCTGGCGGTGTTCAATCTATACGCGCAGCTGCGCGTGGCCCACCGCGGCGCGGTTGTCCCGGCCACCGAGTTCGGCCACATCCTGGTCGATGTGACCGTACTGACCTGGATGGTTGGCTGGAGCGGCGGCATCGCCAACCCGTTCGGCTCGCTGTTCCTGGTGTTGATCGCACTGGCCGCGCTTGCCCTGCCGTTGAGCTGGGCGATGGCGGTGGCGGCATCGTGCGTGGCCGGTTACGTGGTCAGCGCGGCGTTCGGATTGCCATTGCCATATGGCAGCTTCGACCCGCTAAGCCTGCACATGTGGGGCATGGCCGCCAACTTCCTGCTTTCCACCGTGGTTGTGCTGGCGTTCGCCACGCGGCTGGCCTTGTCGATCCGCGAGCGCGAGCGCGAAATCTCAACGCTGCGCGAGCGCTTTGCACGCAACGAAGGCATCGTCGCGCTGGCCACGCACGCGGCGTCGGTTGCACACGAGCTCAACACCCCGCTGGCGACGATGACGCTGCTGGTGGACGACATCGCCGACCAATGCGACCAGACCGAATTGCGTGAAGACCTGGACACCTTGCGCGAGCTGCTGGTGCAATGCCACGAGCGGGTGCTGGCATTGGCCGCACCCGCCGACAACGGCCACCTCAGTCGCGAAGTGGCGGTCAAGGAGGTGCTGGAACAATGGCGGCTGGTACGCCCGACCATCGAGCTGCGCCGCAACGAGGATGCACCGATGCGCCTGATGCTGCAGCCCGGCGTCAGTCACTTGCTGATGGTGCTGCTCAACAACGCCGCAGACGCCGGCGAACGTGCCGGGCGGCCGCAGATCGATCTGACCTTGCGGGTGGAACACGACCATCTCAGCGGCGAAGTGCGCGACTACGGCCCCGGCTTCGACACCTCGCAAGCCATGCTGCCGGGCACCTTGTTCAACAGCGGCAAGCACGACGGCATGGGTGTCGGACTGGCGCTGTCGCATGCCACCGTCGAGCGGCTGCAGGGCGAGTTGTGGATGCTGCCCGCCGAGGGCAGCGGCGCCCGCGTCGGTTTCCGCCTGCCGCTCTCAGAACACGAAGTACTTGCATGA